In the genome of Vicia villosa cultivar HV-30 ecotype Madison, WI unplaced genomic scaffold, Vvil1.0 ctg.002191F_1_1, whole genome shotgun sequence, one region contains:
- the LOC131638151 gene encoding ATP-dependent helicase rhp16-like: MELRRRKTLLDDVDSAADKGKQPMDDTGSDTDESDLDSIWSSDSDFEAEDFDGQLTSDLNQVPTLSMSGSDTDSLVKKIMAQSRKRGRESVIKIEDLSDIERMLEEHVVEAPIDPPKVKKKQKAKKTKNPKPVLLWHAWRDEHDRWIDQNLLEDVNLEQSEVMNETAEASSDLIVPLLRYQKEWLAWALKQESSVTRGGILADEMGMGKTIQAIALVLAKREFQQMSCEPDEHSDSPGSSKVLPAIKGTLVICPVVAVTQWVSEIDRFTLKGSTKVLVYHGAKRGKSAEQFSEYDFVITTYSIVESEYRRHVMPPKEKCQYCGRLFKESSLTFHLKYHCGPGAIKTEKQSKQTKKKRSGQSSKGDGGLKQGSIKKKEKKMSSRIEDNEKSCLHAVKWQRIILDEAHYIKSRHSNTAKAALALESFYKWALSGTPLQNRVGELYSLVRFLQIVPYSYNLCKDCDCRTLNHSSSKQCSNCPHSSVRHFCWWNKNIATPIQSYGYGDGGKRAMILLKNRILKSIVLRRTKVGRAADLALPPRIVSLRRDSLDTKEQDYYESLYSESQAQFNTYVQENTLTNNYAHIFDLLTRLRQAVDHPYLVVYSATAAALKQGNLASNGNVEVECGLCHDVVEDPVVTSCEHTFCKACLIDFSASLGQVSCPSCSKLLTVDLTSNKDAVVPKTTIKGFRPSSILNRIQIENFQTSTKIEALREEIRSMVEMDGSAKAIVFSQFTSFLDLINYSLQKSGVSCVQLVGSMTLAARDVAIKKFTDDPDCRIFLMSLKAGGVALNLTAASHVFLMDPWWNPAVERQAQDRIHRIGQYKPIKIVRFVIENTIEERILKLQEKKELVFEGTVGGSSEALGKLTVADLKFLFVT, encoded by the exons CGGCTGACAAGGGGAAGCAGCCGATGGATGATACTGGCAGTGACACTGATGAAAGTGATCTTGATTCGATTTGGAgttctgattctgattttgaaG CTGAAGACTTTGATGGGCAGCTCACTTCTGACTTGAATCAAGTCCCAACTTTAAGCATGAGTGGTTCTGATACTGATTCTTTAGTTAAAAAGATAATGGCACAGTCtcgaaagagaggaagagaatcCGTGATAAAAATCGAAGACCTGAGTGATATAGAGAGAATGCTGGAGGAGCATGTTGTTGAAGCTCCAATTGATCCACCTAAGGTgaaaaagaagcaaaaagcaaagaaaacaaaaaatcctAAGCCAGTGTTGTTATGGCATGCTTGGAGAGATGAACATGACAGATGGATTGATCAGAATTTGTTGGAAGATGTTAACTTAGAACAAAGTGAAGTGATGAATGAGACGGCTGAGGCATCCTCGGATCTGATTGTTCCTTTGCTGAGGTACCAAAAGGAATGGTTAGCCTGGGCTCTGAAGCAAGAAAGTTCTGTAACTAGAGGAGGAATCCTCGCCGATGAAATGGGCATGGGGAAAACTATTCAAGCAATTGCCCTTGTCCTTGCTAAACGTGAATTTCAACAAATGAGTTGCGAACCAGATGAACACTCAGATTCACCCGGGTCATCTAAAGTCCTTCCTGCGATCAAAGGAACCCTTGTCATCTGTCCCGTGGTTGCTGTTACTCAGTGGGTTAGCGAGATTGATCGATTTACTTTGAAAGGAAGCACCAAGGTTCTGGTTTATCATGGGGCAAAAAGAGGGAAGAGTGCTGAACAGTTCTCAGAGTATGATTTTGTAATAACAACATATTCTATTGTTGAATCGGAGTACAGAAGACATGTGATGCCTCCTAAGGAGAAGTGCCAATATTGTGGAAGATTATTTAAGGAGAGTAGTTTAACTTTTCACCTGAAGTACCATTGTGGGCCCGGTGCTATTAAAACCGAAAAACAATCAAAGCAAACGAAGAAAAAGAGAAGTGGTCAGAGTTCAAAGGGGGATGGAGGGTTGAAGCAGGGCTCTatcaagaagaaggagaagaaaatgaGCTCAAGAATAGAAGATAATGAGAAGTCATGTCTCCATGCTGTTAAGTGGCAGAGGATCATATTGGATGAG GCACACTATATAAAATCTAGGCATTCTAACACTGCAAAAGCAGCTCTTGCTTTAGAGTCTTTCTACAAATGGGCATTAAGTGGCACACCCCTTCAGAACCGTGTTGGAGAGCTATATTCTTTG GTACGATTTCTGCAGATAGTTCCTTATTCCTATAACCTGTGCAAGGACTGTGACTGCAGGACACTTAATCATAG CTCCTCTAAACAATGTTCAAACTGCCCCCACAGTTCTGTTAGACATTTTTGTTGGTGGAACAAA AATATTGCCACACCAATTCAATCATATGGATATGGTGATGGGGGGAAAAGAGCCATGATATTGCTCAAAAACAGAATTTTAAAGAGCATAGTGTTAAGGCGAACTAAAGTTGGCAGGGCTGCTGATCTGGCACTTCCTCCTAGGATC GTATCATTGAGGAGGGATAGCCTAGATACAAAAGAACAAGACTATTATGAATCACTATACAGTGAAAGTCAAGCACAGTTTAATAC GTACGTACAAGAAAATACTTTGACGAATAATTATGCTCATATTTTTGACCTCCTCACACGACTACGTCAG GCTGTGGATCATCCTTATCTTGTGGTGTATTCTGCAACTGCAGCAGCACTAAAACAAGGGAACTTGGCTAGTAATGGTAATGTTGAAGTAGAATGTGGCCTTTGTCATGATGTAGTTGAAGATCCTGTG GTTACCTCTTGTGAGCATACTTTTTGCAAGGCATGCTTGATAGATTTCTCTGCTTCCTTAGGTCAAGTATCATGCCCCTCTTGCTCTAAATTACTCACTGTTGATTTGACTTCCAACAAGGATGCTGTGGTTCCTAAAACAACAATTAAGGGGTTCAGACCTTCAAGCATTTTAAACAGAATTCAGATTGAGAATTTTCAGACAAGTACTAAAATAGAGGCATTG AGAGAAGAAATTAGATCTATGGTTGAAATGGATGGTTCTGCAAAAGCTATTGTTTTTAGCCAGTTTACATCATTCTTGGATCTTATAAACTACTCCTTGCAAAAG TCAGGTGTATCTTGCGTTCAATTGGTTGGAAGTATGACATTGGCTGCTCGGGACGTCGCCATTAAGAAATTTACCGACGACCCAGACTGTAGAATTTTCCTCATGAGCTTGAAAGCTGGAGGCGTTGCTCTGAATTTGACCGCAGCATCTCAT GTTTTCCTGATGGATCCTTGGTGGAACCCTGCAGTGGAGCGTCAGGCTCAGGACAGAATTCATCGTATAGGGCAATACAAACCAATCAA AATTGTGAGATTTGTCATTGAAAACACAATCGAGGAGAGGATCTTGAAACTTCAAGAGAAGAAGGAACTAGTATTTGAAGG GACTGTAGGCGGTTCTTCTGAGGCTCTAGGGAAGTTGACGGTGGCCGACTTAAAATTTCTCTTTGTTACCTAA